The Corylus avellana chromosome ca8, CavTom2PMs-1.0 genome has a segment encoding these proteins:
- the LOC132190818 gene encoding leucine-rich repeat receptor protein kinase HPCA1-like: protein MGQRSQVLLLLAFIKFLVVGAQTDPNDAAALMALGSSWENKPSNWVRSDPCGGWVGIECINSRVTSIILTSMNLTGQLSVDIGSLSELQTLDLSSNTFMTGPLPQAIGNLKKLSILCLTGCGFSGPIPNEIGSLPQLLYLALNTNRFSGQIPSSIGNLSNLDYLDLTENQLSGSIPVSSGNKSGLDMLLQTKHFHLGKNQLSGTIPPQLFSSNMKLIHVLFDNNNLSGIIPSTLGLVQTLEVVRLDRNSLNGSVPSNISNLANLRELALSNNSLTGPMPNLTSMNLLNYVDMSNNSFDSSGVPPWISSLQSLTTLMMERTQLEGPIPVNLFSPPNIEIVDLSNNNLNGTLNISTTYSHKLQRIILRNNSIAKFEPITGGNNLTISLEDNPVCEVTGQVTESYCNNSTSSLPNSMPPNCLQLSCSSDQVASPNCKCGYPYKGTLFFRALSSLDLGNSSYYVAVEESLMQTFQSYDLPVDSVSLSNPTIDSFGYLGLSLQVFPSGDDRFNKTGITMIGYVLNNLSFSPPRLFGPFFLIASIYDYYAGSNKGKSKGIIIGAAVGGSLLLVGYMDPEYYMTQQLTEKSDVYSFGVLLLELITARRPIEQGKHIVKEVRNAMDKTKELYNLHEILDPAIGLGTTLKGSEKFVDLAMRCVEESGAERPTMGEVVKEIENIMQLFGLNPIVESASTSETYDVAGKGHYDHPYIDDGFNYSGSFPPSMTDPK from the exons ATGGGTCAAAGGAGTCAGGTGCTACTGCTGCTTGCATTCATCAAATTTTTAGTCGTAGGAGCACAGACAGACCCAAATGATG CTGCTGCTCTAATGGCTCTCGGGAGTAGCTGGGAAAACAAACCATCCAATTGGGTGCGCTCTGATCCTTGTGGCGGTTGGGTAGGAATTGAGTGCATCAATTCACGTGTAACCTCCAT AATATTGACAAGCATGAATTTGACGGGTCAGCTATCGGTAGATATCGGGTCGTTATCTGAGTTACAGACTCT GGATCTATCTTCCAACACGTTCATGACAGGACCACTACCACAAGCAATTGGGAATTTGAAGAAGCTATCAATCTT ATGCCTGACTGGTTGTGGATTCTCTGGTCCTATTCCAAACGAAATCGGATCTCTGCCGCAGCTACTCTATCT AGCTCTGAATACTAATAGATTCTCTGGACAAATTCCAAGTTCAATTGGTAATCTGTCCAATCTAGATTATTTGGACCTTACTGAGAACCAGCTTAGTGGATCCATCCCAGTCTCTAGTGGGAATAAATCTGGTCTTGATATGCTACTTCAAACAAAGCACTT TCATCTTGGAAAGAACCAGCTATCGGGCACAATTCCACCTCAACTTTTCAGCTCAAATATGAAACTCATACATGT GctttttgataataataatttatctgGTATCATCCCTTCCACCCTTGGACTTGTGCAGACCTTGGAGGTGGT ACGCTTGGATAGAAATTCACTAAATGGGTCTGTGCCTTCAAATATCAGTAATCTTGCAAATCTCCGTGAGCT GGCCCTGTCCAACAACAGCCTGACTGGCCCTATGCCCAACCTTACTAGCATGAACCTCCTCAACTATGT GGATATGAGCAATAACAGTTTTGATAGTTCTGGTGTTCCTCCTTGGATTTCTTCCTTACAGTCTTTGACAACATT AATGATGGAACGAACACAACTTGAAGGACCAATTCCTGTTAACCTGTTCAGCCCTCCCAATATAGAGATAGT GGATCTGAGCAACAACAATCTCAATGGCACCCTGAATATTAGTACCACGTATAGCCACAAATTGCAACGCATCATTTTGCGGAACAATTCTATTGCTAAATTTGAACCAATAACTGGAGGAAACAACCTCACGATATC ACTTGAGGATAACCCAGTTTGTGAGGTGACAGGTCAAGTGACAGAGAGTTACTGCAATAATTCCACATCAAGTTTGCCAAATTCGATGCCACCCAACTGCTTGCAACTTTCCTGCAGTTCGGATCAGGTTGCCAGCCCCAACTGCAAATGTGGCTATCCATACAAGGGCACTCTATTCTTCAGAGCTCTTTCCTCCTTAGACTTGGGAAATTCAAGTTACTATGTAGCTGTAGAGGAGTCACTCATGCAAACTTTTCAATCCTATGATCTTCCAGTGGATTCAGTTTCTCTGAGTAATCCCACCATAGACTCATTTGGTTACCTGGGATTGAGCCTGCAAGTTTTCCCATCAGGAGATGACCGTTTCAATAAAACCGGAATTACTATGATTGGATATGTTCTTAACAACTTGAGTTTCAGCCCGCCACGTCTCTTTGGACCCTTTTTTCTTATTGCATCTATATATGATTACTATGCAG GATCAAACAAAGGGAAAAGCAAAGGCATTATAATTGGAGCAGCAGTTGGTGGTTCTCTCCTCCTGGTA GGCTACATGGATCCTGAATATTACATGACCCAACAGTTGACTGAGAAGAGTGATGTCTATAGTTTTGGAGTGCTACTGTTGGAGCTAATAACTGCAAGAAGGCCAATAGAGCAAGGGAAGCATATCGTGAAAGAGGTAAGGAATGCAATGGATAAGACAAAAGAGTTATACAATCTTCATGAAATTCTTGACCCAGCCATTGGTTTGGGAACAACTTTGAAAGGTTCAGAAAAGTTTGTGGACCTGGCAATGAGGTGTGTTGAAGAATCAGGAGCCGAAAGGCCTACAATGGGTGAGGtggtaaaagaaattgaaaacatTATGCAACTTTTTGGGTTGAACCCCATTGTTGAATCTGCATCAACTTCAGAAACTTATGATGTAGCCGGCAAAGGCCATTACGACCACCCTTACATCGATGATGGCTTTAATTACAGTGGTTCCTTCCCTCCTTCAATGACAGATCCTAAGTGA
- the LOC132189803 gene encoding leucine-rich repeat receptor protein kinase HPCA1-like — MGQRSQVLLLLAFIKFLVIAAQTDPNDAAALMALGSSWENKPSNWVGSDPCGGWVGIECINSRVTSIILTSMNLMGQLSGDIGSLSELQTLDLSSNKFMTGPLPQAIGNLKKLSILCLTGCGFSGPIPNEIGSLQQLLYLALNSNNFSGQIPSSIGNLSNLDYLDLTENELSGSIPVSSGNKSGLDMLLQTKHFHLGKNQLSGTIPPQLFSSNMKLIHVLFDNNNLSGIIPSTLGLVQTLEVVRLDRNSLSGLVPPNITNLAHVHELALSNNNLTGPMPNLTSMNLLNYVDMSNNSFDSSGVPPWISSLQSLTTLMMERTQLEGPIPANLFSPPNIEIVDLSNNNLNGTLNISTTYSHELQRIILRNNFIAKFEPITGGNNITISLEGNPVCEVTGQVTESYCNNSPSSLPNSMPPNCLQLSCSSDQVASPNCKCGYPYKGTLFFRALSTLDLLNTSYFVALEDLLMKTFESSKQPVDSVSLSNPTIDSFGYLLLSMDVFPSGEGRFNETGITMIGYVLNNMSFNPPRLFGPYFLIAYYTGSNKGKSRGIIIGAAVGGSLLLLLLVLAGLYAFHQKKRAERATEQNNPFANWDVNMGSGGVPQLKGPRRFSFEEIRKYTNNFLEANGIGSGGYGKVYQGTLSTGKRIAIKRAQRDSMQGGHEFKTEIELLSRVHHKNLVILEGFCFEQAEQMLVYEYIPNGTVMDSLSGKSGIRLDWMGRLRVALGAARGLVYLHEHADPPIIHRDIKSNNILLDESLNAKVADFGLSKPMSDSQRSYVSTQVKGTLGYMDPEYYMTQQLTEKSDVYSFGVLLLELITARRPIERGKHIVKEVRNAMDKTKELYNLHEILDPAIGLGTTLKGLEKFVDLAMRCVEESGAKRPTMGEVVKEIENIMQPFGLNPIVESASTSETYDVAGKGHYDHPYIDDGFNYSGSFPPSMIDPK; from the exons ATGGGTCAAAGGAGTCAGGTGCTACTGCTGCTTGCGTTCATCAAATTTTTAGTCATAGCAGCACAGACAGACCCAAATGATG CTGCTGCTCTAATGGCTCTCGGGAGTAGCTGGGAAAACAAACCATCCAATTGGGTGGGCTCTGATCCTTGTGGCGGTTGGGTAGGAATTGAGTGCATCAATTCACGTGTAACCTCCAT AATATTGACAAGCATGAATTTGATGGGTCAGCTATCGGGAGATATCGGGTCATTATCTGAGTTACAGACTCT GGATCTATCTTCCAACAAGTTCATGACAGGACCGCTACCACAAGCAATTGGGAATTTGAAGAAGCTATCAATCTT ATGCCTGACTGGTTGTGGATTCTCTGGTCCTATTCCAAATGAAATCGGATCTCTGCAGCAGCTACTCTATCT AGCTCTGAATTCTAATAATTTCTCTGGACAAATTCCAAGTTCAATAGGTAATCTGTCCAATCTAGATTATTTGGACCTTACTGAGAACGAGCTTAGTGGATCCATCCCAGTCTCTAGTGGGAATAAATCTGGTCTTGATATGCTACTTCAAACAAAGCACTT TCATCTTGGAAAGAACCAGCTATCGGGCACAATTCCACCTCAACTTTTCAGCTCAAATATGAAACTCATACATGT GctttttgataataataatttatctgGTATCATCCCTTCCACCCTTGGACTTGTGCAGACCTTGGAGGTGGT ACGCCTGGATAGAAATTCACTAAGTGGGTTGGTGCCTCCAAATATCACTAATCTTGCACATGTTCACGAGCT GGCCCTGTCCAACAACAACCTTACTGGCCCTATGCCCAACCTTACTAGCATGAACCTCCTCAACTATGT GGATATGAGCAATAACAGTTTTGATAGTTCTGGTGTTCCTCCTTGGATTTCTTCCTTACAGTCTTTGACAACATT AATGATGGAACGAACACAACTTGAAGGACCAATTCCTGCTAACCTGTTCAGCCCTCCCAATATAGAGATAGT GGATCTGAGCAACAACAATCTCAATGGCACCCTGAATATTAGTACCACGTATAGCCACGAATTGCAACGCATCATTTTGCGGAACAATTTTATTGCTAAATTTGAACCAATAACTGGAGGAAACAACATCACGATATC ACTTGAGGGTAACCCAGTTTGTGAGGTGACAGGTCAAGTGACAGAGAGTTACTGCAATAATTCCCCATCAAGTTTGCCAAATTCGATGCCACCCAACTGCTTGCAACTTTCCTGCAGTTCGGATCAGGTTGCCAGCCCCAACTGCAAATGTGGCTATCCATACAAGGGCACTCTATTCTTCAGAGCTCTTTCCACCTTAGACTTGCTAAACACAAGTTACTTTGTAGCTCTAGAGGATTTGCTCATGAAAACTTTCGAGTCCTCTAAACAACCTGTGGATTCAGTTTCCCTTAGTAATCCCACCATAGACTCATTTGGCTACCTTTTATTGAGCATGGACGTTTTCCCATCAGGAGAAGGCCGTTTCAATGAAACGGGAATTACTATGATTGGATATGTGCTTAACAACATGAGTTTCAACCCACCACGTCTGTTTGGACCCTATTTTCTTATTGCTTACTATACAG GATCAAACAAAGGGAAAAGCAGAGGCATTATAATTGGAGCAGCAGTTGGTGGTTCTCTCCTCCTGTTATTACTAGTCCTTGCAGGATTATATGCTTTCCACCAAAAGAAAAGAGCAGAAAGAGCTACTGAACAGAATAATCCCTTTG CAAATTGGGATGTGAATATGGGAAGTGGTGGTGTTCCCCAATTAAAAGGACCCAGACGGTTCTCTTTTGAAGAGATTAGGAAATACACCAACAATTTTTTGGAAGCGAATGGCATTGGATCTGGAGGTTATGGGAAG GTCTATCAGGGGACTCTTTCCACTGGGAAACGAATTGCCATTAAACGAGCTCAAAGAGATTCTATGCAAGGTGGGCATGAATTCAAAACTGAGATTGAACTTCTATCAAGAGTCCATCACAAGAATCTTGTCATCCTTGAGGGTTTCTGTTTTGAGCAAGCTGAACAAATGTTGGTATATGAGTATATTCCAAATGGTACTGTGATGGATAGTCTTTCAG GGAAGTCAGGAATAAGGTTGGATTGGATGGGAAGGCTTAGAGTAGCCCTTGGTGCAGCCAGGGGTTTGGTCTATCTACATGAACATGCGGATCCTCCCATTATACATAGAGACATCAAATCAAATAACATCCTACTGGATGAAAGTTTAAATGCAAAAGTTGCTGATTTTGGACTCTCCAAGCCTATGTCTGACAGCCAAAGGAGTTATGTCTCCACTCAAGTCAAAGGAACATTG GGCTACATGGATCCTGAATATTACATGACCCAACAGTTGACTGAGAAGAGTGATGTCTATAGTTTTGGAGTGCTACTGTTGGAGCTAATAACTGCAAGAAGGCCAATAGAGCGAGGGAAGCATATCGTGAAAGAGGTAAGGAATGCAATGGATAAGACAAAAGAGTTATACAATCTTCATGAAATTCTTGACCCAGCCATTGGTTTGGGAACAACTCTAAAAGGTTTAGAAAAGTTTGTGGACCTGGCAATGAGGTGTGTTGAAGAATCAGGGGCCAAAAGGCCTACAATGGGTGAGGtggtaaaagaaattgaaaacatTATGCAACCTTTTGGGTTGAACCCCATTGTTGAATCTGCATCAACTTCGGAAACTTATGATGTAGCCGGCAAAGGCCATTACGACCACCCTTACATCGATGATGGCTTTAATTACAGTGGTTCCTTCCCTCCTTCAATGATAGATCCTAAGTGA
- the LOC132190817 gene encoding probable isoaspartyl peptidase/L-asparaginase 2 translates to MTRKNREERETKREKKKKGGWAIAVHGGAGVDPNLPQQRQEEAKQLLTRCLNLGISALRSNLSAIDVVELVVRELETDPLFNSGRGSALTAKGTAEMEASIMDGHGRRCGAVSGLTTVKNPVSLARLVMDKSPHSYLAFSGAEEFARQQGVEVVDNEYFITEENVGMLKLAKEANAIVFDYRVPAVGLETCGAVAESPIMMNGLPISVYAPETVGCVVVDSQGRCAAATSTGWLMNKMSGRIGDSPMIGAGTYACNICGVSCTGEGEAIIRGTLAREVAAVMEYKGLGLQEAVDFVIKERLDEGKAGLIAVSNKGEVACGFNSTGMFRGSASEDGFMEVGIWD, encoded by the exons ATGAcgcgaaaaaacag GGAGGAGCGTGAGacgaagagagagaaaaaaaaaaagggtgggtGGGCTATTGCTGTGCATGGAGGCGCTGGAGTGGACCCAAATCTCCCTCAACAGCGTCAAGAGGAGGCCAAACAACTCCTTACTCGCTGCCTGAATCTCGGGATCTCCGCTCTTCGTTCCAACCTTTCTGCCATTGATGTCGTCGAACTCGTTGTCAGAGAACTGGAAACCGATCCTCTGTTCAATTCTGGCCGTGGATCTGCCCTGACGGCGAAAGGAACCGCGGAGATGGAAGCGAGCATCATGGATGGGCATGGGAGAAGATGCGGCGCCGTTTCGGGCTTGACCACCGTCAAGAACCCGGTCTCTCTCGCCAGGCTCGTGATGGACAAATCTCCTCACTCCTACCTTGCCTTTTCTGGTGCCGAAGAGTTCGCCAGGCAACAGGGTGTGGAGGTTGTCGACAACGAATATTTCATCACGGAAGAAAACGTGGGAATGCTGAAATTGGCAAAGGAAGCGAACGCCATCGTGTTTGATTACAGGGTTCCAGCCGTCGGATTGGAGACATGCGGCGCCGTTGCAGAGAGTCCAATTATGATGAACGGGCTCCCAATCAGCGTGTACGCGCCAGAGACGGTTGGGTGCGTGGTGGTGGACAGCCAGGGCCGGTGCGCGGCAGCCACGTCGACCGGGTGGCTGATGAACAAAATGAGCGGTCGCATTGGAGACTCGCCCATGATAGGCGCTGGGACCTACGCGTGTAATATCTGTGGGGTCTCGTGCACAGGAGAAGGGGAGGCCATCATACGGGGCACCCTGGCGCGTGAGGTGGCGGCAGTGATGGAGTACAAGGGCCTGGGCCTTCAGGAGGCGGTGGACTTTGTGATAAAGGAGCGGCTCGATGAAGGGAAAGCTGGGCTCATAGCTGTGTCGAATAAAGGGGAAGTGGCTTGTGGGTTCAACTCAACTGGCATGTTCAGGGGCTCTGCTAGTGAGGATGGGTTCATGGAGGTTGGTATTTGGGATTAG